A region from the Pelecanus crispus isolate bPelCri1 chromosome 23, bPelCri1.pri, whole genome shotgun sequence genome encodes:
- the LOC142595815 gene encoding E3 ubiquitin-protein ligase RBBP6-like: MMIQSCQEYDPSNYLKKALGPPPPSYTCFRCGKPGHYRKNCPTHGSTGIPRSFMVEVEDPNTKGAMLTKSGKYAIPAINAEAYARGKKEKPPFLPAEPSSSSSSADPVPEELLCLICKDLMTDATVIPCCGNSYCDECIRTVLLESEEHTCPTCHQTDVSPDSLIANKFLRQAVNNFKNGTGYTKRLHTQIRQQQPPPPPPPPPPPHLPVTPPAALVSAAQLSKPSPLSISSLLEEKGYQVPVQRQPAVASVLGPQGQPIPTADLPMRAKTICSAGGRAGWELSMSPCSTSSYSRSSYTDSKSRSGSSCTRSSSQSYRHSCSRSYSRSPPYTRRRKEKSGNSHSRSRVHGSHRSRSRSPPSRRSRSRSRSPVFRGRSPTKRTTPQGQGERGYSNRHREVPPYDKKAPHGRSAAFRHPSEKERYSAWERKVDTNHEKSAHMEPPVKKVKKE, translated from the exons ATGATGATACAGTCTTGCCAGGAATATGATCCATCCAA ttaccTGAAGAAAGCCTTGGGTCCACCTCCACCATCTTACACTTGCTTCCGTTGTGGAAAACCTGGCCACTATAGGAAGAACTGCCCAACACATGGG agcacaggaattcCCAGGAGTTTCATGGTGGAGGTGGAAGATCCCAACACCAAGGGTGCTATGCTGACCAAAAGTGGAAAATACGCAATACCAGCTATTAATGC GGAAGCTTATGCtagaggcaagaaggaaaagcctccCTTCCTACCAGCGGagccgtcctcctcctcctcctcagctgatcCTGTTCCAGAGGAGTTGTTGTGTCTCATCTGTAAAGATCTAATGACAGATGCAACTGttattccctgctgtgggaacagTTACTGTGACGAAT GCATTAGAACAGTGTTGCTGGAATCTGAGGAGCATACCTGCCCAACGTGCCACCAGACAGACGTTTCGCCTGATTCTTTAATTGCCAACAAGTTCCTACGCCAG gctgtgaacaacttcaaaaatggaaCTGGCTACACAAAAAGGCTCCATACCCAGATTCGGCAGcaacagccaccaccaccaccaccaccaccaccaccaccacacctgCCCGtcacccctcctgctgctctggtgagtgccgctcaactgtctaaaccttcccctctgtcaatcagcagtctgttggaagagaag GGCTACCAGGTTCCTGTTCAAAGGCAGCCCGCAGTAGCAAGTGTTCTGGGCCCCCAAGGACAACCAATACCCACAGCTG ATCTTCCAATGAGAGCCAAAACAATTTGctcagcaggtggcagagcaggtTGGGAACT gtccaTGTCTCCTTGCAGTACTTCATCTTACTCTAGAAGTTCATATACCGACTCCAAATCAAGATCTGGTTCTTCCTGCACTCGCTCCTCCTCTCAATCATATAGACATTCCTGTTCTCGTTCCTACTCAAGATCACCACCATATACAAGAAGACGCAAAGAGAAGAGTGGCAACTCTCATTCTAGGTCAAGGGTACATGGTTCTCACAGGTCAAGGTCAAGGTCACCCCCATCCAGAAGATCCCGTTCACGGTCAAGATCACCAGTATTTAGAGGCCGGTCTCCCACTAAACGGACAACACCTCAAGGGCAAGGAGAAAGGGGGTATTCTAACAGACACAGAGAAGTTCCACCATACGATAAGAAAGCTCCCCATGGCAGATCTGCTGCCTTCCGACAtccatctgaaaaggaaagatacagcgCGTGGGAGAGAAAGGTCGACACCAATCATGAAAAATCTGCTCACATGGAACCTCctgtgaaaaaagtgaagaaggagtag
- the LOC142595888 gene encoding E3 ubiquitin-protein ligase RBBP6-like: MSCVHYKFSSQLSYDTVTFSGLHIPLCDLKRQIMGREKLKAANCDLQISNAQTSEEYTDANALIPKNSSVIVRRIPAGGVKGTSKTYVVSRTEPVSGPSKPVRKNTI; this comes from the exons ATGTCGTGCGTCCACTACaagttctcctcccagctgagctatgATACGGTCACCTTCAGCggcctccacatccccctgtgCGACCTCAAGCGCCAGATCATGGGCCGCGAGAAGCTGAAGGCGGCCAACTGcgacctgcagatcagcaacgcCCAGACCAGCGAAG aatacacagatgctaatgcGCTGATTCCAAAGAACTCATCAGTGATCGTTCGAAGAATCCCTGCTGGAGGAGTCAAAGGCACCAGCAAAACctatgttgt aagtcGAACGGAGCCAGTGAGtggaccatcaaaaccagtacgTAAAAACACAATCTGA